The region GTGGGCCGCGCGGTAGCCGCCGAGACCACCCCGCCCGCGGGGGTCGGAGGTGTGGTCGGGCGGCGGGACGAACTGCAGGGCGAGCGCGAGGGGCGACCACTCCTGCTCGCCGAGGTCGGGGAAGATCCCCTCGAGCTGCGAGCGCCAGCGCCCCACCTCGACGGTGCGCGCCGCCGCCGCCCGCTCCTGCTCCAGCGCCGTGACCAGGAGCGCGACGGTGTGCTTGCAGTCGGTCTGCACGGGGCAGGAGCAGCGGCCGTCGAAGGAGCTGATCGTGCCGTTCCGCGTCAGGCCGTAGTAGGTGGTGGCGGTGTAGACGTTGCGGCCGCTGCCGTCCACGGAACCGACGACGACGTGCGCCTGCTCGTCGTGCCGGCGCACCACCGCCCGGTGCTGGCGGGCGTAGGCGCTCCCGGCGTCGAACGCGTGCCGGCCGACGAGGCCGACGAGCTCGATGGGGGCGTGCATCCGACCAGCCTAGGTCGCGGGTGCGACGCGCGCGGCGCGACGGGGTCGGCTGCGGACCGGGATCACCCGCGGGGCGCGGCGGCGACCTACGGTGGCGGGATGGCCCTGAACCTCGACGTCGAGCCGCTGCGGCGCCGCCCCACCCGCCAGGAGATCGCGCAGGTGCGGCGCGACGCCGCCGCCGGGACCTTCGGACCCGGGCAGGACGGCGCGGTCGAGGTGCACGGCAAGGCGCGCTCGAACGCCCTCGCGGCGGCGGCGATCGTCGGCGGCGTCTTCGCTCTCACCTCGCTCGTCATCGCGTTCGCCGACCCCGACCTCTTCTCGATGAGCATCTGGGTGGGACTGTTCTTCGTGGTCCTGGTAGCCGGCGGCATCTTCCTCGGTACGTCCGTGCAGCGGGCCCGCCGGTGGCGCCGGCACGCGACGATGGCCGCGTTCGCGCGCGCCAACGGCATGACGCTGCGCCTGGTGGCGAGCGGCGAGGAGGTGCCGCCGTCGATCCTCGAGGGGAAGGGGAGCTCGCCGAAGGTCGTCCACCACGACGTCGTCACGCGCGTCGACGAGGCGGGTCACCTCGTGGTGGGCACGCGCGTGCGCCAGGTGAGCGAGCGGCGCTCGACGAACGAGGGCTCGTACTCGATCGACGTGCCGCACCACCTCGTCTGGGCAGCGCTCCGCCCGGTGCACGAGATCACGCCGCGCCAGCAGGGCGTCGCCCGGCGCGAGATCGGCGACCTCGGTCAGGTGCGCGCCCGCATCAAGGACTCCTGGGTCGTGGTGTCGGTGGAGCACAAGAAGGACCCGCTGGACCGGCTGCCCGAGCTGCTCATCCACCTCGGCCGGGCCGCGGCGGCGCTGGAGCGCGAGCGCGGGCCGCAGGACGCCCTCTGATGACGATGGGTCTGGATCTCCGGCCGCTGCGCGACCGCGTCCCGTCCGCCGAGGTCGAGCGCGTGCGGAGCGAGGCGGCGCAGGGCCTGCACGGCACCGGACCGGCGAACGCCGCGGGGGCCGGCGGTCGGAGCGTCACGGCGACGGTGGGCACGATCGCCGTCGTCGCGGGTGTCCCCGGGGTCATCGTGGGCGTGGTGGTGGCGCTGACGGAGCCCGGGCTCGTCCTGCCGGCGGTGGTGGGGACCGTGCTGCTGGTGGCTCTGCTGGGTACGGCGGTGTCGGCGGGGCCGCTGCGGCGCGCGCGACGGTGGGAGCGGCACGCGCGGATGGAGCTGTTCGCGAGCCGCAACGCGCTGACCTTCCGGATGGCGGCGGAGCCGACCGAGGTGCCGGGGGCGGTCGCGACGGCGCGAGCCGCCACGGGCGTGCACCGCGACGTCGTTTCGGGTGACGCCGGAGGCCGCCGTGTCGCGATGGGCACCCGGGTGCACCGGGTGGCCCAGGTGACCTCGCAGGAGCACGGCACCCGCACCGACCACCGGCCGCGCTACCTGACCTGGGCGGCGCTGCGGTGCGAGCCGGCGCTCGGCGAGGCCGAGCTCGGAGGCGTGCGCCGCGACCTGGTCCGCGCGGCGGGTGACGGGGTCGAGGTGCTGGGCGACGCGGACTGGATCGTCGTGGGCCACGAGAGCCGGTGGAACACGGCGCGGCGGCTGCCCGAGCTGCTGACGCTGCTCGAGGGTGTCGCTCCCGCGACGGCGCGCGAACCCGACACGCGCGACGTCCCCTGACGCCGGACACCGCCCCGCGAGTCGGGCGAGCGGCCCGACATGTTCACCTCCGCGCCACCGCCGATTCGTGGCCGCGTCATGCAGGCCCGGTGGGATGGCTCCGGGCGTCCGCGCGGCGGGCGCCAGCACGCGCGTCGGTGGGGGCCGGGGCGGTGCGCCCACCACCTGACCTGGAGAGACGCACGCATGCAACGCAGAGCAGTCGCACGATCGGGGGCGCGGCGCTCGCCGTCGCCCTCGGATGCGGGATCCTCACGGCGGGTGTCCCCGCCGCCGCCCAGCTCCAGCCCGGGGACCGCGTCGTGGACGCGGGGACGGTCTGGTCCTACCTCGATACCGGTGTCGACCCGGCCACGGGCGGCGACCTCGACGCCTGGGCCGCGCCCGACTTCGACGACGCGGCGTGGAAGAGCGCCACCGGCGCGTTCGGCGCCATGCGCAACGTCCACGAGAACCCGATCCACGGCCGCTTCGGCGTCGCCACCAAGCTCGAGCAGTACAAGCCCGGCACGACCACGAACGTCGAGACGTTCTTCCTGCGCACCCAGGTCGACCTGGACGCGGACGACCTCGACGGCGTCGGCTCCTTCACCGCCGACATCGCCTACGACGACGCCGTGCGCGTCTTCCTCAACGGCGAGTACGTCTGGGGCGGCCGGGACGACCGCTTCGACACCGGCGCCGCCACCAACATGCAGTACGTCGGCGGCAACGACTCCGCTCCGCGCGAGGAGACGTTCTCGATCGACGCCGAGCAGTTCGTCGAGGGCGAGAACACCATCGCCGTCGCGCTGCACAACACGAACGCCGGCAGCTCCGACATCTACCTGGACCTGCGCTCGCTCGAGGCCGTCGCGGCCCCGGACCCCGACGCGCCGAACCCCGTCACCGACCTCAAGCTCCAGCTCGGCTCGGACGACACGCAGCGCAACGTCGCGTGGATGACCGAGCGGGCGGGCGACGGCGTCGTGCAGTGGGCGCCCGCCGAGGCCATGACCGGCGAGGAGTTCCCCCTCGCGGCGGCCAGCACCAGCGCCACCGTCGCGTCCGGCCCCGCCTGGGACGGCCGCCACTACCACCACGCCGTCATCGACGGCCTCGAGCCCGAGCGCAGCTACGTCTACCGCGTGGGCACGGGTGACGCGAACGAGGGCGACTTCTCCGACGTCGCCACGCTGCGCACGTTCGCGAGCGACGACGGCTTCGACTTCCTGCTCATGGGTGACGCGCAGATCGGCGCCTCGGGCAATCGCGAGTCGGACGGCCGCGGCTGGCAGCGCACGCTCGACGTCGCGCAGGAGATGTTCCCGGACGCCGAATTCATCCACTCGGTCGGCGACCAGGTCGAGAGCCACACGAACTCCGAGGAGTACCGCCACTTCCTCGCGCCGGACAACCTGCGCGAGACCCCGCTGACGACCGTGATCGGCAACCACGACAACTTCACGCCGGCCTACCGCCAGCAGTTCTTCGACCCCAACGTCGACGAGAGCTACGGCAACGACGGCAACTCCGGCCACTCCAACGGCAACAGCTGGTTCATCTACGACGACACCCTGGTGATGAACCTCAACTCCAACACGCTCTACGACACCTCCTCCTGGCCCACGCACGTGGAGTTCGTGCGCAAGACGATGGCCGAGCAGGGCGACCGCGCCCGCTGGCACGTCGCCACGCTCCACCACTCGCTGTTCTCGGTCGCCAACCACTCGACCAACCAGCAGGTCGTCACGATGCGCAACAACCTGGCGCCCGCGTTCTCCGAGCTCGGCGTCGACGTCGTGCTCTCGGGCCACGACCACTCCTACGCCCGCACGAAGGTCCTCCAGGGCCGCGAGCCGATCGACTGGCCCGGCACGGACGAGGTCTACCCGCAGGAGGGGCAGACGGTCTACGTGACGGCGAACTCCTCCTCGGGCAGCAAGTACTACAACCCGCGCCCGGCCCAGCAGATCGCCGACGCCGACCCGAACGGCTACGACTACATCGAGCGCCGCTGGCAGGAGTACACGCCGAGCTTCTCCCACATCCAGGTGCGCGACGACGCCATGACCGTCACCACCTACGAGACCGCCCGCCGCACCGTGGTCGACGAGGTCACGATCCACCTCCCGGGCACCCCGGCGCCCGACCCCTCCACGATCCCCGCGACGCCGGACCCGCTGCCGTTCCCGGCCGCACCGGCCCCGCTGACGGAGTTCGACGACGAGACGTGGGGCGAGGTCGTGTTCGACGACGACTTCAGCGCCGACCGCCTCGCGGAGTACACGGTCTACGGCGGCCAGACGGAGTCCGTCTCGGAGCTCGGCGTCGACACCGACCGCGGCCTGCTCACCTCGACCTCCGCGGGACGCGCCTGGACGCAGCTCGCGCTCCCGACCGCGGCCGGTCAGGAGTTCGCGCTGATCGTCGAGCCGGAGACCTTCCTGCCGGGCACCACCGGCGAGAACAGCCTGTTCCTCGGTCTCACGAACGGTCCGGCCAGCCGCACGCACAGCTGGTACAACCACAACCGGGGCGCGACGAACTTCGACGTGCAGGTCAGCGGCTGGGGCTACGGCTCCGGCGTCGGCGACCAGAGCGTGCGCTGGGAGAGCGGCGACCGGATGGCTGCCGTGATGCGCGACGGCGAGCTGAGCTCCTGGATCGAGAAGGACGGCGAGTGGAGCCGGCTCTCGGCCACGAACGTCTACCCGAAGATGTCGGTCGAGGAGGCCGAGGGCTGGGCGCCGACCCTGAGCCTGCGCCACGAGGCCGGCACGCTCGAGATCGACCGCGTCACGCTGCTGCGCCCGGAGCCGTCGCCGAGCGATCTGCTCAGCGACGTCGACCGGTACAACCAGTTCCACACCGAGATCGCGTGGCTGGTGGACGCCGGGATCGCGACCGGGTGGGACAACGGGGACGGCACCGCCTCCTACCGCCCGCTCGCCGACATCAACCGCGACGCGATGGCGGCGTTCCTGTACCGCAAGGCCGGCTCGCCCGACGTCGAGCTCCCCGCGATCTCTCCGTTCACCGACGTGGCGCCCGACAACCAGTTCTACGAGGAGATCGTGTGGCTGGCGCAGGAGGGCATCTCCACCGGGTGGGACAACGGCGACGGCACGGCGTCGTTCCGACCGCTCGAGCCGATCGCGCGTGACGCGATGGCGGCCTTCCTGCACCGCGAGGCCGGTTCGCCCGACGTCGCGGTGCCCACGACGTCGCCGTTCGCGGACGTGACCCCGGCCACGCAGTTCTACGCGGAGATCACCTGGATGCAGCAGTCCGGCATCGCGCAGGGCTGGGCCGGCAACGACGGGCGGGCCTACTACGCGCCGCTCGCGCCCGTCGCGCGCGACGCGATGGCCGCGTTCCTGCACCGGGCGGTGCACGGCGCGAGCTGACACCGGGTCGACACAGGAGCCGGCACGACGACGCCGGTGCGCACCCGATCAGGGGTGCGCACCGGCGTCGTCGCCTCAGTAGATCGTCCGCCCGCTCGCGTCCGGCACCCCGGAGCGGCGGAAGAACGCGCTGCGCACCTGGTCGCGCCACTCCACGGCGCTGCGACGCTGCTCGGCGAGGCGCTCGCGCACCCGCGCGTCGAACGCGGCGGGCAGCGCACCGCCGACCAGGTCGGACAGCGACGACCACGCCTCCTCCACCTCGGTGAGCTGCTCGACGGCGTCGGCGCGCGAGTCGTACACGTGCTGGATCACGGTGGCTCCCGAGTGCAGCACGTGGCCGTAGGGCACGTGGTGGAAGAACAGCAGCAGCTCGTCCGGGCAGGTCTCCACCGACTCGTACACGTCGCGCCAGGGCGCCGGGTACTGGCCCGTGTAGCCCGTGCCGCTCGCGCGCGTCCGGTCGACGCCGATGCCGTCGCGGTCGGCGAAGTGGTAGGTGCCCCACGGCGAGTACTCGTACCCGTCGACCGCCGGACCGTAGTGGTCGCCCGGGTTGACCATGAAGCACACCCCCAGCGGCGCCGTGTAGCCCTCGTACCGGCGCCAGGAGTCGTCCATCACGCGGTGCAGCACGTCGCGCAGGCGGCGCAGCGCGGCGTCGTCGGCCGCCGCGAAGGTCAGCGCGATCCACTCGTCCAGCACGTCGGTCGCGGCCAGGGTCGGGTCCCACGCGAGGCGACCGAACGCGTACAGGTTCGCCTGGGCGAGCGGGTGGCCGGTCCAGAACTCGTCCGCACCCACGTTGGAGACCGCGGCGACGCCGCCCGCGGGGTTGCTCCCGTCCTGCCCGGCGACGATCTGCGCGACCGTGCGCGCGCCGTCGAGCCGGAAGCCCAGGATCTCCTCCCACCAGGGCCCGAGCCAGCACACGTGCCGCTGCTGCCCCGTGTACTCCTGCGTCACCTGCAGCTCGAGCGCGACCCGCGTGCGCGGCATCGCCGCGAGCACGGGTGAGACCGGCTCGCGCACCTGGAAGTCGAGGGGCCCGTGCTTGACCTGGAGCACGACGTTCGGCTCGAATTCGCCGTCGAGCGGTGTGAAGTGGTCGTGCGCGGCCCGCGCCCGGTCGGTGCGGCGGTCGCGCCAGTCCTGGTGGTGGTCGTAGACGAACGCACGCCACACCAGCGTCCCGCCGTGCGGGGCGAGCGCGCGGGCGAGGAGGTTCGCGCCGTCGGCGTGCGTGCGACCGTAGGCGAACGGCCCCGGCTGCCCCTCGGAGTCGGCCTTGACCACGAAGCCCCCGAAGTCGGGGACCGCCGCGTACACGCGCGCGACGGCGTCCGCCCACCACGCGGCGACGGCGGGGTCCAGCGGATCGGCCGTGTCGAGGTCCCCGAGCAGCACGGGCGCGCCGAACGAGACCGCCAGGTGGGTCGTGATCCCGTGCGCGCGCAGCTCGGCCGCGATGCGGGCGACGCCGTCGAGGTCGTCGGTCAGCAGCTGCGCCTCGCGCGCGTGCACGTTGACGTTGTTGATGCACACGTCGTCGACGCCGGTGGCCGCCAGGAGCCGCGCGTAGGCGCGGACGCGGGAGAGGTCGGCGCGCACCTCGCCCGCGGCGTAGAAGATCGAGCCGCCCGCGTAGCCGCGCTCGACCTGCCCCATCACCGGGTGCACGGCCACGTTGTCCCAGTGGTCCAGCACGCGTATCGGCTGCAGCGGTGCCGAGGTCGTGACGGCGTCCGCGGCGCCACCGCGGGCGTCCGCGTCGCCGCCACGCAGCCGCGCCACGGCGCGCTCGCGCACCACCGCCCAGAACCCGTGCAGCGCGGCGACGTCGTCCGCCCCGAGCACCACGGTGCGCCCGGCCTCGCGGACGACGGCGTAGCCGTGCGCCGGCGGCTGCGTCAGGTCACCCGCCAGCCCGAGCTCGGCGGCGGTCGCGACGGCGTCGCGCACCGCCACCACGAGGTCGGCGCGGTCGGGCGGGGCGACGGGGGCGCCGTCGAGCTCCGCGCGGATCGTGTCGGCGCGACCGGTGCCCAGCACCGCGACGGTGCCGGTGCGGACGAGGTCGAGCGCGGCGTCGGGCAGCCACGCCGGGTGCGGTGAGGCGAACGGGGCGGGGGAGGGGGTGGTCGCGATGGTCTTCCGGGAGGGGCGGGACGGGGTGACGGCGGTGTCGGGTGTCATGGCTCCGGGGGCGTGCGGTCGGGGAGGGGTGAGGTGGGTCAGGGGTTCGGGAGCGGATGCGCTCAGGGCAGGACGGGCGCTGGACGTGCGAGCTCCGGCGGCACGGTCAGCGCGGACGGCGAGGCGTCCCACAGCGGGGTGGTGTGCCAGTGCGCGGTCAGGGCGCCGGCGGGGTCGCGGTGCAGGATCAGCCGGTGCGGGGAGGTGGGGACGACGACGTGCGCGCGGACGCCGCCGTCGGGCAGCCGCTCGCCGCGCGCGGCGAGGACGAGCACGTCGTCGCCGCGCGGCAGCACCGCGTGGTGCCAGCCGTGGGCGGGCACCGGCACGGCCGGTCCCGCCGCGTCGCCGAGGCTGAGCAGCCACCCGTCGCCCTCGGCGGCCTCGCGCAGCGTCCAGCTACCGAGCGCGTCGAGGTCGACGGCGTCCCCCGCCGCGAGCGCGTCCCGCGCGTCCCACGAGTCGAGCGACGACGTCCGTTCCGCGAGCGCGCGGGCGGCGTCGTCGTCGGGCTCGAGCGGGTGGTCGGCGAGCGTACCCAGGAGGCGCCAGCACGCCGCGAGCGTGCGCTCCACGTCGGTGCTCGCGCCGAGGATCGCGACGACGAGGCCGCGTTCCGGCACGGCGACGCCGAGCTGGCCGTAGGCGCCGTCGAGCCGGAACCCGTGCGTGCTGCGCCACACGTGGAGCCCGTAGCCGCGCGACCAGTCGGCGGCGCTCTCGCCCACCACCGGGGCGACGTCGTCGGTCATCTCGCGGACGAACCACGCCGGGACGACCTGACGCCCGTGCCACACCCCGCCCCGGGCGAGCAGCAGCGTGAGGCGCGCGAGGTCGCCCGCGGTGAGGTGCAGACCCGAGTAGCCCTGGTCGAGGTCGCCGGCCGGGCGCCACCACCGCGGCCCGATCCCGAGCGGCGCCAGGATCCGCGGCCCGGCGACGTCGCCGAGCCGCTCACCGGTCAGGCGCGTGACGAGCGCGGAGAGCACGAGCGAGGCGGGGGAGCTGTAGGCGACGTGACCGGGGGCGTGCCGGGGCGGCGTACCCAGGAGCGCCGCCACCGTGAGCGGCATCGCCAGGGTCTGCTCGCGGTCGTGGCCCGTGCGCATGCCGAGGAGCTGCCGCACGGTCAGGTGGTGGGGGTCGGCGACGCCGAGGTGCGGGCCGACGGCGTCGTCGAGACCGAGGAGGCCGTCGTCGGCCAGCAGGCCGATCGCGAGCGCGGTGACCGTCTTGGAGGCCGAGTAGACGAGGGCCGGATGGTCACCCGACCACGGGCGCCACGCGGTATCGAGCACGACGTCGCCGTGGCGCACGACGACGAGCGCGTGCGGGTCGAGCCCTCCGGCAGAGAGGTCCTCGACCAGGTCCAGCAGCGCGCGCTCGGGGACGCCGCGGGACGACGGCGTCGCGCGGGGCGGGTGGGGCATCGGTGCTCCTGGGGTGGGCGGATCCGGCGTCGGACGAGTCAGGGGGCCGGCGGGGTCAGGGGGTGGCCGGCGGCGCGGTCGAGGAGCGCACGACGAGCTCGGTGCCGAGCTCCACGCGCGTCGACGCCGGCACTCCGCCGTCGGAGAGGGTGAGCAGCATCTGCGTCGCGAGCGCGGCCATCTCGCGCAGCGGCTGGTTCACGGTGGTGATGGCCGGGTCGAACCACCGCGAGATCGACAGGTTGTCGTAGCCCACGACCGAGAGGTCCTCGGGGATGCGCAGCCCGAGCTCGCGCGCGGCGCGCATCACGCCGAGGGCCTGGTAGTCCGAACCCGCGAAGATCGCGGTCGGGCGGTCGGGGCGGCTCAGCAGCTCGCGGCCGTGGAGGTAGCCGCCGTCGGCGTCGAAGTCGCCCCACCGCACCAGCGAGGGGTCGCGGGGCAGCCGCACCTCGTCGTGCGCGGAGCGGTAGCCGTCGACGCGGGCGCGCGAGCACAGCACGTCCTCCGGGCCCGAGACGACGGCGATCCGCCGGTGACCGAGGCCCACGAGGTGCCGCGTGGCGGCGAGACCGCCGTTCCAGTTGTTGGACCCGACGGTCGGTACGCCGGGGGCGGCTCGCCCTGCGTGTCGAGCACGACGAACGGGATCGAGCGCGAGCTGAGCTGGTGGCGCTGGGTCTCGTCGAGGCTCGAGAGGACGAGCAGCACCCCGAGCGGCCGGCGGGCCATCACGTCGTCGATCCACTCCTGCGGCGGGCGGTGCGATCCACCGAGCTCCGAGAGCACGACGCCGATCCGCTGCTGCCCGCAGACGTGCTCGACGCCGGAGATGATCTCCTGCGCCCACAGGTTCTCGGCCTCGTGGAAGACGAGGTCGAGCAGGCGGGGACCGCCACCGCCGGGGGTGCCCGCCACCGGCTTGCGGTAGCGGTGCCGGGCGAGCGCCTCCTCGACGCGGGTGCGCGTGGCGGGGGCGACGTCGAGCCGGCCGTTCAGCACCTTGGAGACGGTGGGGACGGAGACGCCGACCTCGCGGGCGATGGCGGCGATCGTGGGACGACCCTGAGCCACGGAGAACCTTCCTTCGAAAGTGTCGCCCAGCGTAGGGCATCGCGGTGGCGCCTGGTGACGGTTCAGCCTCGAATCGCGTCGGGGCTTGACGTGACGGCGCTCACCTTCGTACGGTGTCGAGCCTAAAGGTATCGGAGCCGATACCGAAATGTTTCGACCACACCGAAGTGGGGACGCATGAATCAGGTGACACCGTCCGGCCCCTGGCAGGACACCTCGCTGAGCACGGCCGCGAGGGTCGAGGCCCTCGTGGCCGCGATGACCCTCGAGGAGAAGGTCAGCCAGCTCGTGGGGCTGTGGGTCGGGGCGGACGCCTCCGGCGGGGACGTCGCGCCGCACCAGGGCGACATGACGCAGCACGGTCCGGAGCTCGCCGACGTCATCGTCGACGGGCTCGGCCAGCTGACGCGCCCCTTCGGCACGGCACCGGTCGAGCCGGAGCTCGGCGCCCGGTCGCTCGCCCGCTCGCAGCGCGCCGTGATGGCCGCCAACCGGTTCGGGATCCCGGCCCAGGTGCACGAGGAGTGCCTGGCCGGATTCGCCGCATGGCGTGCCACCGCCTACCCCGTCCCGCTGTCCTGGGGCGCCACGTTCCACCCCGAGCTGGTGCAGGAGATGGCGGGCGCGATCGGGGCGTCGATGCGCTCGGTCGGCGTCCACCAAGGCCTCGCGCCCGTCCTCGACGTCGTGCGCGACTACCGCTGGGGCCGCGTCGAGGAGACGGTCGGCGAGGACCCCTACCTGGTGGGCACCATCGGTGCCGGCTACGTGCGTGGGCTCGAGGGCGCGGGCGTCGTCGCCACCCTCAAGCACTTCGCCGGCTACTCCGGATCCCGCGCCGGCCGCAACCACGCCCCCGTCTCGGCCGGTCCGCGCGAGATGCAGGAGGTCTTCTACCCGCCGTTCGAGGCCGCGCTGCGCGAGGGCGGCGCCCGCTCGGTCATGAACTCCTACGCCGAGGTGGACGGCGTGCCCGCCGCGGCCGACGAGCAGCTGCTGACCACGCTGCTGCGGCAGGAGTGGGGTTTCGCCGGCACGGTCGTGGCCGACTACTTCGCGGTGGCCTTCCTGCGCACGCTGCACCGCGTGGCCGCGACCGACGGCGAGGCCGCGGCCCTCGCGCTCACCGCGGGTATCGACGTCGAGCTGCCCTCGGTGCACGCCTACGGCGAGCCCCTGCTCGCGGCCCTGCGCGACGGTCTCGTCGGCACCGAGACGGTCGACCGCGCGCTGCGGCGCGTGCTGACGCAGAAGATCGAGCTCGGGCTGCTCGACCCGGGCTGGACGCCGGAGGTCGACGGCGCGATCGACCTCGACCCGCCCGCGCACCGCGCCCTGGCGCTCGAGCTGGCCCGCGAGGCCGTCGTGCTCCTCGCGAACGACGGCGGCGCGCTGCCGCTGCGCCCGGGCGCGCGGCTGGCCGTCGTCGGCCCGCTGGCGGACGACCCGTACGCGATGCTCGGCTGCTACTCCTTCCCCGCCCACGTCGGCGTGCACCACCCGCACCAGGAGGTCGGGATCGAGATCCCCACGGTGCTCGCGGAGCTGCGGCGGCAGCACGACGGCGAGGTCACCCACGCCCCCGGGTGCGACGTGAAGGCCCCGGGGCGGGAGGGCTTCGCCGACGCGGTGGCGCGGGCGAGCGAGGCCGACGTCGCCGTCGTCGTGGTCGGTGACCAGGCCGGGCTGTTCGGCCGCGGCACCTCGGGCGAGGGGTGCGACGCCGCCGACCTGCGCCTGCCCGGTGAGCAGCACGCGCTCGTGGAGGCGGTCCTGGGGACCGGGACCCCGGTGGTCGTGCTCGCGCTCGCCGGCCGCCCCTACGCCTTCGGCGCGTTCGCGGACCGCGCGGCCGCGATCGTGCAGACGTTCTTCCCCGGCCAGGCCGGCGGCACCGCGATCGCCGAGGTTCTCACGGGCGCGGTCAACCCCTCGGGCCACCTCCCGGTCGGCGTCCCGCGCGATCCCGGCTCGCAGCCCTCGACCTACCTCGCCCCGCCCTACGGCCTGCGCACCGAGGTCTCCAACCTCGACCCGACGCCGCTGTACCCGTTCGGCCACGGCCGCTCCTACGCCGAGGCGACGTGGGGCGAGGTGACCGCGTCCGCCGACACGTGGGCGGTCGACGGTGAGGTCGAGGTGAGCGTGCAGGTCGCCAACGCCACCGGCCGCGAGGTCGCCGACGTCGTCCAGCTCTAC is a window of Litorihabitans aurantiacus DNA encoding:
- a CDS encoding glycoside hydrolase family 3 N-terminal domain-containing protein codes for the protein MNQVTPSGPWQDTSLSTAARVEALVAAMTLEEKVSQLVGLWVGADASGGDVAPHQGDMTQHGPELADVIVDGLGQLTRPFGTAPVEPELGARSLARSQRAVMAANRFGIPAQVHEECLAGFAAWRATAYPVPLSWGATFHPELVQEMAGAIGASMRSVGVHQGLAPVLDVVRDYRWGRVEETVGEDPYLVGTIGAGYVRGLEGAGVVATLKHFAGYSGSRAGRNHAPVSAGPREMQEVFYPPFEAALREGGARSVMNSYAEVDGVPAAADEQLLTTLLRQEWGFAGTVVADYFAVAFLRTLHRVAATDGEAAALALTAGIDVELPSVHAYGEPLLAALRDGLVGTETVDRALRRVLTQKIELGLLDPGWTPEVDGAIDLDPPAHRALALELAREAVVLLANDGGALPLRPGARLAVVGPLADDPYAMLGCYSFPAHVGVHHPHQEVGIEIPTVLAELRRQHDGEVTHAPGCDVKAPGREGFADAVARASEADVAVVVVGDQAGLFGRGTSGEGCDAADLRLPGEQHALVEAVLGTGTPVVVLALAGRPYAFGAFADRAAAIVQTFFPGQAGGTAIAEVLTGAVNPSGHLPVGVPRDPGSQPSTYLAPPYGLRTEVSNLDPTPLYPFGHGRSYAEATWGEVTASADTWAVDGEVEVSVQVANATGREVADVVQLYLHDPVAEVPRPDVRLVGYQRVMLAAGEEAAVTFRVHADLASYVGRAGDRIVDPGAVELRVSRSSADVHATLPLEMVGRRRRTGAARRLTTVSSAVVLAAGADPTLEVVPA
- a CDS encoding substrate-binding domain-containing protein, with amino-acid sequence MGAGDHLRRRARLRAAADRRRALGARWIAPPAAGVDRRRDGPPAARGAARPLEPRRDPAPPAQLALDPVRRARHAGRAAPGVPTVGSNNWNGGLAATRHLVGLGHRRIAVVSGPEDVLCSRARVDGYRSAHDEVRLPRDPSLVRWGDFDADGGYLHGRELLSRPDRPTAIFAGSDYQALGVMRAARELGLRIPEDLSVVGYDNLSISRWFDPAITTVNQPLREMAALATQMLLTLSDGGVPASTRVELGTELVVRSSTAPPATP
- a CDS encoding alpha-glucuronidase — its product is MTPDTAVTPSRPSRKTIATTPSPAPFASPHPAWLPDAALDLVRTGTVAVLGTGRADTIRAELDGAPVAPPDRADLVVAVRDAVATAAELGLAGDLTQPPAHGYAVVREAGRTVVLGADDVAALHGFWAVVRERAVARLRGGDADARGGAADAVTTSAPLQPIRVLDHWDNVAVHPVMGQVERGYAGGSIFYAAGEVRADLSRVRAYARLLAATGVDDVCINNVNVHAREAQLLTDDLDGVARIAAELRAHGITTHLAVSFGAPVLLGDLDTADPLDPAVAAWWADAVARVYAAVPDFGGFVVKADSEGQPGPFAYGRTHADGANLLARALAPHGGTLVWRAFVYDHHQDWRDRRTDRARAAHDHFTPLDGEFEPNVVLQVKHGPLDFQVREPVSPVLAAMPRTRVALELQVTQEYTGQQRHVCWLGPWWEEILGFRLDGARTVAQIVAGQDGSNPAGGVAAVSNVGADEFWTGHPLAQANLYAFGRLAWDPTLAATDVLDEWIALTFAAADDAALRRLRDVLHRVMDDSWRRYEGYTAPLGVCFMVNPGDHYGPAVDGYEYSPWGTYHFADRDGIGVDRTRASGTGYTGQYPAPWRDVYESVETCPDELLLFFHHVPYGHVLHSGATVIQHVYDSRADAVEQLTEVEEAWSSLSDLVGGALPAAFDARVRERLAEQRRSAVEWRDQVRSAFFRRSGVPDASGRTIY
- a CDS encoding fibronectin type III domain-containing protein; amino-acid sequence: MDAGTVWSYLDTGVDPATGGDLDAWAAPDFDDAAWKSATGAFGAMRNVHENPIHGRFGVATKLEQYKPGTTTNVETFFLRTQVDLDADDLDGVGSFTADIAYDDAVRVFLNGEYVWGGRDDRFDTGAATNMQYVGGNDSAPREETFSIDAEQFVEGENTIAVALHNTNAGSSDIYLDLRSLEAVAAPDPDAPNPVTDLKLQLGSDDTQRNVAWMTERAGDGVVQWAPAEAMTGEEFPLAAASTSATVASGPAWDGRHYHHAVIDGLEPERSYVYRVGTGDANEGDFSDVATLRTFASDDGFDFLLMGDAQIGASGNRESDGRGWQRTLDVAQEMFPDAEFIHSVGDQVESHTNSEEYRHFLAPDNLRETPLTTVIGNHDNFTPAYRQQFFDPNVDESYGNDGNSGHSNGNSWFIYDDTLVMNLNSNTLYDTSSWPTHVEFVRKTMAEQGDRARWHVATLHHSLFSVANHSTNQQVVTMRNNLAPAFSELGVDVVLSGHDHSYARTKVLQGREPIDWPGTDEVYPQEGQTVYVTANSSSGSKYYNPRPAQQIADADPNGYDYIERRWQEYTPSFSHIQVRDDAMTVTTYETARRTVVDEVTIHLPGTPAPDPSTIPATPDPLPFPAAPAPLTEFDDETWGEVVFDDDFSADRLAEYTVYGGQTESVSELGVDTDRGLLTSTSAGRAWTQLALPTAAGQEFALIVEPETFLPGTTGENSLFLGLTNGPASRTHSWYNHNRGATNFDVQVSGWGYGSGVGDQSVRWESGDRMAAVMRDGELSSWIEKDGEWSRLSATNVYPKMSVEEAEGWAPTLSLRHEAGTLEIDRVTLLRPEPSPSDLLSDVDRYNQFHTEIAWLVDAGIATGWDNGDGTASYRPLADINRDAMAAFLYRKAGSPDVELPAISPFTDVAPDNQFYEEIVWLAQEGISTGWDNGDGTASFRPLEPIARDAMAAFLHREAGSPDVAVPTTSPFADVTPATQFYAEITWMQQSGIAQGWAGNDGRAYYAPLAPVARDAMAAFLHRAVHGAS
- a CDS encoding serine hydrolase domain-containing protein, encoding MPHPPRATPSSRGVPERALLDLVEDLSAGGLDPHALVVVRHGDVVLDTAWRPWSGDHPALVYSASKTVTALAIGLLADDGLLGLDDAVGPHLGVADPHHLTVRQLLGMRTGHDREQTLAMPLTVAALLGTPPRHAPGHVAYSSPASLVLSALVTRLTGERLGDVAGPRILAPLGIGPRWWRPAGDLDQGYSGLHLTAGDLARLTLLLARGGVWHGRQVVPAWFVREMTDDVAPVVGESAADWSRGYGLHVWRSTHGFRLDGAYGQLGVAVPERGLVVAILGASTDVERTLAACWRLLGTLADHPLEPDDDAARALAERTSSLDSWDARDALAAGDAVDLDALGSWTLREAAEGDGWLLSLGDAAGPAVPVPAHGWHHAVLPRGDDVLVLAARGERLPDGGVRAHVVVPTSPHRLILHRDPAGALTAHWHTTPLWDASPSALTVPPELARPAPVLP